TTGAAACGTGCAGGAAGGTGAAGCGGAGCTTCTCTTGTCCCTGACGCGTTGTCCACTTTTCAGAGCACTTCTGTCACCTAATGGTGCAATATTTTCTCTCCTCGATTGAAAACCAGCTCCTACTTTTTGCTCGCGTCCCGTGACTCCACGGTTTGTAGTCTCTGGAAGACTTCAGGGGGCAGGAAGGGGGAGACGTCCCCATCGCCATCCGACGGCACCCCGCGGTGACCGGCCGCTTCACCGGGAGAATCAAACAGAGGGGCTGTGAGAGAAGAGGtgaaaacagggggggggggggggagcggtgaTTGGACAGAGCACCGAATCACGTGCCGGGGGCGGGCTCAAAAGCTAGCAGTGACTAAGCAGCGGCGCGTGCTCCCGACTGGACGCACTCACCGGCGTTTGCCGCAACGGCGGCCGGTCGCGGGGGGCTCCGCTGCGATTGGCCAGGTGAACGTGAACGGGAGGCGGCGGGGAGGTCGGGGGGCTCGCCTCTCCTCCCCACAAAGGCCTTGGATCGCTCCAGACACTGCTCTGCCAGCCTCAGCAtccgctccacctccaccacgtcCCCGTCCTCtgcgtctggggggggggggacacggaggACAGAGCCAGTGACTCctgcggggagggggggattgATCGAACGCAGCCCTATTGAATGGAAAGGTCGTCACATGGCATCTGAGATCTGATTCGCTTCACAGTCGAATGGACTGCGGCTGATTAGTTCACTGCTCAGATTACTCATCCGGCGTGAACTGGTTCACTGAGCACAAGGAGAGAGCGCTCAGGCTTTGCTCTTATGTATCTCGCTTTTGtgatttcattttatatttagtgAAATCACAAAAGATAAATAATATGTTAGTAAACAGTACTATTCGAACGTGTAGACACATTCAATTAAATCGTAGTTGTTGACATGCCGATGACTACTTGTGTATCTATGAACGTGCATGTGtaaatactgcacacacacacagtcattccTCAACAGTCTGGGAGCTTTATGTAATCATGTCCAGCACAACACCTGGATCCTGGGTATCCAGTTGTGCACCAACATCCGCTGCTGCTGTAATTATTACGCAGCAGTAGTTGTTCTATTGTTGCTCTGCTTGCTGCGTTGTGACTGTGACATCATTCATCCTGCTCTCGTGTCCGTGCGGATAGCGATAgcggcagaggaggatccctctgaGCTTCATTGCAATTGGAAATTGATTTACTCAAATGAGCCGGCGCAGCAGAATCCGGTGCCTCCTCTCgcctgcaggccgagagagtCGCTCACGCCGTTATCTCCTCCAGACGGCGCCTTTCCCTCGTGTCAGCAGAGGAAACGCTCAAAGAGAAGTGACCACATCGCGCCGATCCCCGCTGCCCTTTAACTGGTTCCTCGTGACTTTTTGGACTTTTTAAGATTTTACTGCTTGTTTCTAAAACCTTTTGTGTCGTGAGCTTTGCCGACATCTACACTCTAAAAAGTGACCTCTAACATCTCTAACATCTTTTATTTGACCTTAAGGGAAAACTACATGATGTGAAGGAGAATTCatgagcagacagcaaataatAACCAGAGAATTATGATGCACGACAGTCGTTAAATGTTGTCATTCGGTTATATTTAGCTTTTTAACCGCTCAATCATTTATTATAGGCCTGGATTTGCTGTCATCTAAGTGGCGCAGGACTCCTTAGTCAACGTCTGTTTGTGGCGGTTCTATCCTCCTCCTCTAAAGACGCATCAGCCCAAATGCCACCCTAAtaataaccataataataatacttttgttttttattgcgcTTCTCCAGGAAGACGCTTTACAATgacagaaaagaacaaaaccagacaaaaaaagaaacaatcagATAAAATCAAACTAAATAAGTTACGTGCCGCCTGAGTGTTCGAGGCTCTCTGGCAGACATTTTGGGCCTTTTGTGAAACCTTCCCATAGATCAGCATTATATGCTGACTTTGCCAAAGGGATTTACCCACAAGACATTGCTCTGTGACCATAAAAACGAGATGACCAGTGAGATGTTAAAAACGGCAAACAAAGAGGACGGCACGTGTGCGTCCAGACGTCTAAAAATATTAAAGATGGGGAATAAAACACATGAAAGCAGTCTATTTACAAATGTATTCTTCCAATAATACATTGAAATCAGAGAGTAAAAAGTATACATACCCTCAAAtgaaaatcatatttttcaAGTGCTGTTCCATTTACATGTCAAGCCGTTTAGCAGGTGACCTCAGCTCAGTccctgagggttcagggttCGGGGGTTTAGGGGGGACATTGGGATCGGGACGTCTTCCCTGCAGTACTCTAAGCAGCATAACACTGTAGCTTAGAAGCAGCCTGAGAATTATTGATATCGGTCTACTGCTGCGAACAGGGTCAGCCACGATTGTGAAATATCTTGAATATCTGCTCATGCAAGTAAAAAGACAAATCAATAGGACAGCCAGCAGATGTGTACTGAGGTAACAGTCCTTACATGTAAGCTCACAATGAGGACGGGTCAACTGTTACGCGTGTGGCAGAAGGCCTTCACAAGGGAAAGCTCTTTGGAGTAATCTGAAATCATGCTTTTATTCCCAGACCCAGTCCAATTAAATGCAACCTTCTTTGTTCATGTTGGCAGTTGGATTGTGGGCAGGTAGAAACTGAGAGGAAACACCGACAGACAGACCGGTGCAAGCGAAGGAGCCGTTAAGGACTATTTGGGGCAGATGGTGCTAAAGgttagaaacacaaacaaatatgaaacGCACCttgtaagaaaataaaaatcataaaaaaaggcTGCAAAATCCAGTAAACACACTGAAGGGAAATTGAACACGCGGTTAGATATTCATCATAAACTTCTCTAGTCAGTTACGTCGATGCTCTGATCTTACCTTGCGAAGCAGCTTCCTCCAACAGTGAATGTGAGATGTAGTTTATCGTCCGGAGGTATTCACAGTAAgcctcctgcagagagaccaTATTACCGTATTATTATCTCTGTGCTAGAtgtaataatacaataatatataaCACTGGAGAATACAAACAGCATCCTCCCCTGTTGGTACGTTCGACATCAGTCGAGCTGAAACAGCACATGGTTtacgaataaataaatacatcaaatcGACAGTAGTAAATTAAATCTGACCGAAGCAGATTTTCATACACTGCATTCAACATTTCAGGTGATTCGATAGAGACGAATGAAATGTCTCTCCTGTTATTGACACACAACAGGTTAATTCTGCATACTTGCTGTCACATGAGACATAATGGTGACATGTGAACACTGGCTCCGGTAAAACAATGTAACAGCTTATTGTGTCGCGCTATCTAATAAAATGTAACATATTACGAAAGTTAATGGCAATCTTTATAGAATGCTAATTGATACGTAAACTTACGTTACTTCTTCCTTCATGACATTAACTATCACAAACTATTTATGAAAAATGAAGCGAGAAGGGGACACATTTAGCAACAAGATGGTTTTAAACGGCTCTCTGCCGCCCCAACTCCATTAAAATTAGCCACAGCTAGCTATCGTTAGCTAACGGCGGCTAACATGCTAACGGTTCCCGCCCCCTCCGTCTGTTTACGTCGCCACAGACCGGCATCCCGCCCGGTTAAACCCTCCCGCCGGCGGCGCTCTCGTGCTGCGTAGCCGCCGGGCAGCAGCTCGCTACCTTGTGCTTGTTCTCTCCGTCCAGCTGTATTGCCACTTTGGCCATTTTCATGGCACTTTGAAGCGGCTTCGTCGCGCTGTCAGCCGTGGCCATGATTACGCTGCaacctgttcttcttcttcttcttcttcttcttcttctccttctgctgcaTCGTCTTCTTCCTGTTTCGCTGTTGAAGGTTGGTAAACAAGTGTTAGAGGTGtttgctgccacctgctgcacGGCAGCGCAATGCGATGTTACTCACGTGATTgaatgagttaaaaaaaacatcatcaaaaAGTACATACAGATAACACATACTAcgaatgaatgaacaaatacaCGTGGCTGTAAAATGTTATAgctaattaataaaaatgtctgATATTATGATGCGTGGTTGCTGTATTTGAGTCAACTTATGACCTACATTTCCACCAAATGTGATTAAGGAATTGAATGACATGATACCTGCTGGTGTGTAGCTGATGACAAGCGAGGCGTAAAAAACCCCTCCCAGTGCAAGAGCAAtgaaaagataataataataatataaaaaactgCAAAcctgcatttaaaatgatgttGTTATGGAGATATTCTGACAAATGGAACTGAAATCAATGTTCCATTTGATAAATCGAACACacagggtttgtaaccaattaaatctagagaccatggtgactggctccgcccccttactgtcaaaaagaacaacagcgagcacgtagaaaacaccttcgagcgcgagacggagatttgctcacggatgtttgatttacgcgcgagCATCAACccgatttgcgctctcgaattttgacagtgatttgccgccatagtttaaggattcaagtctctTTTGCTTCACTGGCACTAAGAAACGGCAAGAGCTAAAGCAAGCTAGCAATCAAGTTATCTTAAAACAGTAGAATCAACATCacatttagcagactagcttggtttaaagagaagatacttagtccgatttcaggtcgcctggatgtctgaagGCCTAATAGTCGAGATGCACACTGAAGCGTTCAGAGCGATAAAGGAGAAAcaaggagagaccagagatgcaccaacgcaacttgtgcccaagagaggagctgagtCTGTTTGGAGGCTCTTTTGGAAAATCCGACGTAAGTtcgatcagaaaacgatttctTGCaaagcctctggtggcaacactagcagtgtgcactactattcactgtgtaacgtcattaactactattcactgtgtaacgtgattaactactattcactgtgtaacatcattaactactattcactgtgtaacgtcattaactactattcactgtgtaacgtcattaactactattcactgtgtaacatcattaactactattcgctgtgtaacgtcattaactactattcactgtgtaacgtcattaactactattcactgtgtaacatcattaactactattcactgtgtaacatcattaactactattcgctgtgtaacgtcattaactactattcactgtgtaacgtcattaactactattcactgtgtaacgtcattaactactattcactgtgtaacgtcattaactactattcactgtgtaacgtcattaactactattcactgtgtaacgtcattaactactattcaccgtgtaacgtcattaactactattcactgtgtaacgtgattaactactattcactgtgtaacatcattaactactattcactgtgtaacgtcattaactactattcactgtgtaacgtcattaactactattcactgtgtaacatcattaactactattcactgtgtaacatcattaactactattcactgtgtaacgtcattaactactattcactgtgtaacatcattaactactattcactgtgtaacgtcattaactactattcactgtgtaacgtcattaactactattcaccgtgtaacgtcattaactactattcactgtgtaacgtcattaactactattcaccgtgtaacatcattaactactattcactgtgtaacatcattaactactattcaccgtgtaacgtcattaactactattcactgtgtaacgtcattaactactattcaccgtgtaacgtcattaactactattcactgtgtaacgtcattaactactattcactgtgtaacatcattaactactattcactgtgtaacatcattaactactattcactgtgtaacatcattaactactattcactgtgtaacatcattaactactattcactgtgtaacgtcattaactactattcactgtgtaacatcattaactactattcactgtgtaacgtcattaactactattcactgtgtaacgtcattaactactattcaccgtgtaacgtcattaactactattcactgtgtaacgtcattaactactattcaccgtgtaacgtcattaactactattcaccgtgtaacatcattaactactattcactgtgtaacatcattaactactattcaccgtgtaacatcattaactactattcgctgtgtaacgtcattaactactattcaccgtgtaacgtcattaactactattcaccgtgtaacgtcattaactactattcactgtgtaacgtcattaactactattcaccgtgtaacgtcattaactactattcactgtgtaacgtcattaactactattcactgtgtaacgtcattaactactattcactgtgtaacgtcattaactactattcaccgtgtaacgtcattaactactattcactgtgtaacgtcattaactactattcactgtgtaacgtcattaactactattcactgtgtaacgtcattaactactattcactgtgtaacgtcattaactactattcactgtgtaacgtcattaactactattcactgtgtaacgtcattaactactattcactgtgtaacgtcattataTTATTCAATGTGTAACGGCTTGGGAGTATGATCATCCCGAgggatactgtgggaggtgctgtggGAGTacagggtgagggggtccttgcttggggccatcgaacccttgtacgcccaaagtgagagctgtgttcgggggctcggcagtaagtcgaaggcgtttccggtgggggtcggccttcgccagggctgcgccttgtcaccaatcttgtttgtggttttcatggacaggatatcgaggcgtagtcggggggaggagggtctacagttcggtgggctgcggatctcatcgctgctttttgcagatgatgtggtcctgattgcatcttccgtctgtgacctccaactcgggatgaggattagcacctctaaatctgaggccatggttctcagcaggaaaccgatggattgcctactccaggtagggaatgtgtccttaccccaagtgaaggagttcaagtacctcggggtcttgttcacgagtgaggggaagatgtgtgagtttgggtggagaatcggagcagcgggggcggtattgcactcgctttaccgcaccgttgtgacgaaaagagagctgagccggaaggcaaagctctcgatctaccggtcaatcttcgttcctaccctcacctatggtcatgaaggacgggtcatgaccgaaagaactaggtcacgggtacaagcggccgaaatgggtttcctcaggagagtgtctggcgtctcccttagggatcgggtgagaagctcagccattggcgaggagctcggagtagagccgctgctcctttgcgtcgaaaggagcaagttgaggtggtttgggcatctggtgaggacgccccctgggcgcctccctagggaggtgatccaggcacggccagctgggaagaggccccggggaagacccaggactaggtggagagattatatctctgcactggcctgggaacgccttgggatcccccagtcacagctggtagatgtggcccgggaaagagaagtttggggtcccctgctggagctgttgcccccgcgacccgaccccggataagcggtttaAAATGGAATTTGCTTCTGGGGAACTGCTGGACAAAGTTTCCTTGAGATCTGTAGTTAAGGAGAAAGAcaggacaaaataaataataccaatttgttttattttgtaacaatAAAAAAGTTGAGTTCATTGTTTTACATTCCATGGattatattacatcacatcacacgtcatttatctgacgattttatccaaagcgacttacaataagaacatttcaaccataaggacacaaagtcagaagagcaagaaacaagaaagtgcattttcctcaaataagccgatttacaacttgctatagatgagtgacgttataagtccaatgtaagtgctccaggtagttagtgtgttagtggaggtagagtctgaagaggtgtgtctttagtctgaagatgtgaaggctctctgtggtcctgatgtcttcagagacctgcTTCTACCATTTagcagcaggacagcaaagagtggagatctagtcgagtgttctGCTCTCCGCAGGTGTCCACGCGGCAGAAGAACGACTGCTGATGCCGAGATGCCCGCGCCCGGAAaggcctttttctttcaaaagtcTGAGACCACGATGGTCCACCTCTAAAAtcttcttttgtctttcagtCGGATCCGCACGGTGGAAACACCTCTGCGtctgctctctgtgtgttcaGTCTTCAACAACGTTTTCAAGTTCGGGGCgtctgcttttatttcctctggaAGCTTTTCTCGTCTTCTTGCGAGTACGTTCTTCACATTTACGTCTCCAAACGTCTCGCCATTGATTCATTAATGGCAATTTTACGTGCAGccgctctgtttccttctccgacaGCCAGATTGGTTGCCAGTAACTTAAACGCGCCGCAGGGTTCAAAGCGTGAGAAAAAAGTAACGGCTTATAGTCGGGAATTTACGATACATTGAAAACAATGTATAGTACGAGGACTACAGATTTATTGCAGACCTTATTGTGTGTAAAAATGTCCTTTAGTTATAATGAGGATGATGTATAATatagacataaaaaaaatacaattaataaacattttaaccAAATTTTACCAAATAAACCTAATTAGAGGGTATTCGTTAATACATTAATGTGATAGAAGTAAATAAAATGGGGCGAAAATAGTAACTTCGTTCCTCATTTGCATAATAAattcttcattcattcttcacgacatacaaacatatgaatatattttagtTTTCGACAGCAGAAGGAAACCGAAGcatcaaaaagacaaaatgtaaacTGCAGGTTCAAAAGAAACAACTGTGAAATAgtaatgatttgaagtcaaGTGATGTTTAGAAAAACTGAAATTTGTATTGATTAGGTTTTAAATTTAGGCTTTACTTCTTTTATCAATGTATTCCAATGTAAATTAAAAACAGTGAATGAAAGTCATTCACATTTTGGTTGTAGCTGTTACATTCCTTTGGATGTCTTTAGATTACATTTCAGTAAACTGCATACGGATCTTTGTGGGAAATGATTCCCATAACTCATGAACCTCCTCGCACAAATttccaaagtaaaagcacatCACGTTGGAGTTCTGGTGAAATGGGTTCTCTCGCAGTCGATTCCCTTTGATGAACTGGACACTCCACCTTTTAACGTCTCGTAACTCCATggttacaaattacaaatttaatTACGCACACTAATAGCATTTTGTATATTAATGTGTGCACAGAATCCCACTTCATGCCGCGTCCTGCAGTAGGTGACCACTGgggctctcaacatggctcAAAAATGACGTGAGAATATTCGCttaaaaaacacagatattcaaatatatttagttaagtttaaaccaatttaacaacatattacctacaacTGACTTCTATAATTTTAAAATCTAAATCTTCTACtagtctcttggatccgatttcTGTCTGCTTAAGGACGTCTTCACTCGATAtgatgaatctgtctttgttgacaggacatgtaccacagtccttcaaggtagctgtaattaaacctcttcttcagAAACCTACtgttgctccagaggtgttggctaactacagacctatctctaatcttcccttcctctctaagatccttgagaaatccattgcttcatatattcattcattcattagacGGTGACTGCTGGGAACAAAAGGCGCCGCGTCggagctcagccgcgcctccagaagcgagtctccgctgctcattggtggaaaatgatttcaaactgtccgccaAATCTCAGAGGTCCCGCCCTCTGCTCTCGCGcctggagcctcttctctggttggtgcgcgcgtcagGGACCGTCCCGCCCACTCCGCGGACATATAAAGGAGGGTTGGACGCGACCACCGACACTTCCTTTCCTCCACACAGTCTAACGATGAGCGGCAGAGGCAAAACCGGTGGAAAAGCCCGAGCGAAGGCCAAGACCCGCTCCTCCCGAGCCGGGCTCCAGTTCCCGGTCGGTCGcgtccacagacatctgcgcaaagggaactaCGCGCAGCGTGTGggcgcaggagcccccgtctacctggcggccgtgctggagtacctgaccgccgagatcctggagctggccggaaacgccgcccgcgacaacaagaagacccgcatcatcccgcgtcacctgcagctggctgtccgcaacgacgaggagctcaacaagctgctgggcggagtgaccatcgctcagggcggcgtgctgcccaacatccaggcggtgctgctgcccaagaagaccgagaagcccgccaagaagtaGAGACGGAGGCCTCCATCTgcaccacaaaggctcttttaagagccgcCAACCCCACGAAAAGAGCTGCGGTCCACATGTCTCAGTATGAAGCACAATAACAAACTCCTTTCTAGTGCTTTGCATTTGTTCTGAGTGTTTGTGTATAAAACACTTTGAGGGTAATTAACTGATTTGGGATCAACTGACCAGATAACTATTAGATCAGTATTTGGTTATAGATCAAGTCATTGATGCGGTGTTTAACACTGGCACAGTGCCTACGACTTTTCCTGTTGTCCTTTTTGATGTTTTGCTACTTCAGTAAATCtcaatgtaaaaatacagtGGATATTTGTCGAATCTGTCACTGATTCCAGTCCATCAAATGtcctatttgtttatttaaaaggatcCCCATTAGCTGACGGTGAGACGACAGCTAGTCTTCCTggggtccaaaaaaaaaatacataaaagaacagtaatcacaatcacaattaCTCACATATATATGCTTGACCACCAGCCAAGCAAGACGGTCATGCATCTCTGCAACACTAGTTCGCAAAGAACAACCAAGAACCAGTCTTGCAGCCTTATTTTGAGCCTcttgtaatttttttaaatgactgcttGCTGCAGCACACCATACAACAGAACAGTAATCCAGACGACACAAAGCCAATGTACAAACAACACGACTGAACAACCGTGAATTTAGAAATTGTTCACATTTAAGCGTTACTGCTACAGCTCTACCCATTTTAGCAAACACTATGTTGATGTGATCAGACCATAACAATGTGGAATCCAGCCAAAGTCCAAGAAGCTTCACCTTTTTTACCTGCTGTACATTTTGACCATTTACTTGTATATTCATTTTCGGATTATCAGATAGTCTATGCTTAGAAACAAATATTATACTCAtagtttttgaaatatttagaaCAAGTTGATTTGTTTTGATCCAGTTATACAATTTGCTCATCTCGCAAGACAAATCCCGATTAAGCTCTGAACATGTGGGGGCTTTATAATAAAGAGTGGAATCATCAGCAAACATAGTTAATGTAGCCTTACTGAGTATATACGGCATATCATTCGTAAAAATCGAAAATAACAAAGGTCCGAGGCAACTTCCTTGAGGAACACCACAATCCAGGGACTTGCTACAAGATAATACACCATTAAAATAAACTCTTTGCGACCTCTCCGACAAATAGCTCTTTTAGCCAAACTAACCCGATGGTTGATGTCGAGCTACATGATTCCTCACAAACTAATTTGCGCTCAAACGTTAATTTAAACTACTAGACTTCAGTCATCAGAATAATTGCGCTCATCCAACTTCTAAAGTCACATCACAAAGTGAGT
The DNA window shown above is from Gasterosteus aculeatus chromosome X, fGasAcu3.hap1.1, whole genome shotgun sequence and carries:
- the LOC120808637 gene encoding histone H2A, with the translated sequence MSGRGKTGGKARAKAKTRSSRAGLQFPVGRVHRHLRKGNYAQRVGAGAPVYLAAVLEYLTAEILELAGNAARDNKKTRIIPRHLQLAVRNDEELNKLLGGVTIAQGGVLPNIQAVLLPKKTEKPAKK